In Phragmites australis chromosome 24, lpPhrAust1.1, whole genome shotgun sequence, the following are encoded in one genomic region:
- the LOC133907398 gene encoding cyanate hydratase yields MEESGATVRRLMAAKEESEKSFSDVAAETGLTNVYVAQLLRRQAQLKPDTAPALKAALPALTDELVELMMQPPFRSYHPDIVHEPAIYRLNEAVMHFGESIKEIINEEFGDGIMSAIDFYCSVDKVRGADGKDRVVVTFDGKYLPYTEQKSEHMMSRPTRKTS; encoded by the exons ATGGAGGAGAGCGGGGCGACGGTGCGGCGGCTGATGGCGGCGAAGGAGGAGTCCGAGAAGAGCTTCTCGGACGTCGCCGCCGAGACGGGGCTCACCAACGTCTACGTCGCGCAGCTGCTGCGGCGCCAGGCGCAGCTCAAGCCCGACACGGCGCCCGCGCTGAAGGCCGCGCTCCCGGCGCTCACCGACGAGCTCGTGGAACTCATGATGCAGCCACCGTTCCGGTCCTACCACCCCGACATCGTCCACGAGCCCGCCATCTACAG ATTGAATGAAGCTGTTATGCATTTTGGAGAGAGCATCAAGGAAATCATCAATGAGGAGTTTGGTGATGGCAT CATGTCGGCCATAGATTTCTACTGTTCAGTTGACAAGGTTCGAGGCGCTGATGGAAAAGATCGTGTGGTGGTCACCTTTGACGGGAAGTATCTGCCTTACACTGAACAG AAATCTGAACATATGATGTCAAGGCCGACCCGCAAGACATCTTGA